In Desulfovibrio sp. 86, the following proteins share a genomic window:
- the ftsA gene encoding cell division protein FtsA — protein MNKSELIVGLDIGTTKICAVVGELTESGLVDVVGIGTSVSTGLRKGVVVNIEQTVQSIRKAVEDAELMAGCEIHSVYVGIAGSHIMGINSHGVIAVKGGEVAQRDVERALDAARAVAIPADREVIHILPQEYIVDNQRGIADPLGMAGVRLEVKVHIVTGAVSSAQNIVRSCHRSQLEVSDIALESLASAKAVLTEEEREIGVALVDLGGGTTDIAVFANDAIKHTAVLALGGQNLSNDIAFGLRTPIASAEKIKLKYGCALADLVRHDEFIEVPSVGGREPRRLSRQVLAEICEPRMEEILFLVDQTLVRSGYKDMIGAGVVLTGGTALMEGCQELGEQIFNLPTRIGYPRNVGGLKDVVNSPKFSTAVGLLRYGAEKELSGQKKFTTRSESGVFDGVLARMKKWFADIS, from the coding sequence ATGAATAAGTCCGAGCTCATCGTTGGTCTCGACATCGGCACCACAAAGATTTGCGCTGTGGTGGGTGAACTTACGGAGTCGGGCCTTGTTGATGTGGTGGGCATCGGCACCAGCGTTTCCACCGGCCTGCGTAAGGGCGTGGTGGTCAATATCGAGCAGACCGTACAGTCCATCCGCAAGGCGGTAGAAGACGCCGAGCTGATGGCAGGCTGCGAAATCCACTCTGTCTATGTGGGGATTGCGGGCAGCCATATAATGGGCATCAACAGCCACGGCGTCATTGCCGTCAAAGGCGGCGAAGTGGCCCAGCGCGACGTTGAGCGCGCCCTGGACGCCGCGCGGGCTGTGGCCATCCCCGCTGACCGCGAGGTCATCCATATTTTGCCGCAGGAATATATCGTCGATAACCAGCGCGGCATTGCCGACCCTCTCGGCATGGCTGGCGTACGGCTTGAGGTGAAGGTGCACATTGTCACCGGAGCCGTTTCTTCAGCGCAGAACATCGTTCGCTCCTGCCACCGCAGCCAGCTTGAAGTTTCTGATATCGCCCTTGAATCGCTGGCTTCGGCCAAGGCCGTGCTCACAGAAGAAGAGCGCGAAATTGGCGTGGCCCTTGTGGACCTTGGAGGCGGCACCACTGATATTGCCGTTTTCGCCAATGATGCCATTAAGCATACGGCGGTGCTCGCCTTGGGCGGCCAAAACCTCTCCAACGACATAGCCTTTGGCTTGCGTACCCCCATTGCCTCGGCCGAAAAAATCAAGCTTAAATACGGTTGCGCACTGGCTGATCTGGTGCGTCATGACGAATTTATCGAAGTGCCCAGCGTCGGCGGCCGCGAACCGCGCCGCCTTTCGCGTCAGGTACTTGCTGAAATCTGCGAGCCGCGCATGGAAGAAATTCTCTTCCTTGTGGATCAAACCCTTGTGCGCTCCGGCTACAAGGACATGATCGGCGCTGGCGTCGTGCTTACTGGCGGCACCGCCCTTATGGAAGGCTGTCAGGAACTGGGTGAGCAAATCTTCAACCTCCCCACGCGCATTGGGTACCCCAGGAACGTGGGCGGCCTCAAAGACGTTGTGAACAGCCCCAAGTTTTCTACTGCTGTGGGTTTGCTGCGCTATGGGGCTGAAAAAGAACTTTCCGGACAAAAGAAGTTTACCACCAGAAGTGAGAGCGGCGTCTTTGATGGCGTTTTGGCTCGCATGAAAAAGTGGTTTGCTGATATTTCGTAA
- the ftsZ gene encoding cell division protein FtsZ → MSQSIVDDIDTSLASNAKIKVIGVGGGGGNAVQNMIASGLRGVQFVCANTDVQALGKNGASVKVQMGEKLTKGLGAGANPSVGREAAVESVNAIREAIGDADMVFVTAGMGGGTGTGAAPVVAQAAKEMGALTVGVVTKPFSFEGAKRKRAAEAGLEEFKQHVDCLITIPNDRLLAFAPKKAPFAEMLQKANDVLYYAVKGISDVIVGDGLINLDFADVRTTMSEAGLALMGTGIASGENRAREAAQRAIMSPLLEDVSLESAKAVLYNITAPDDITAEEIAEIGDIIGDATPEDSNIIFGVVFDDNIGDEIRLTVIATGIEAPQAIQSAQPQAAATVTNFRKPGPDAVMAEPRRMGRMVPQSGMMQGNMDEHEMGESRLPRTSRRSEVERWYDENSSRPPYLLKRETMTQGRHRTHNPGQEDFTYDEDDFEIPTFIRTQAD, encoded by the coding sequence ATGTCTCAATCAATCGTCGATGATATCGACACCTCGTTGGCAAGTAACGCTAAAATCAAGGTCATCGGGGTTGGCGGCGGCGGCGGCAACGCGGTGCAGAATATGATAGCCTCTGGCTTGCGCGGCGTGCAGTTTGTCTGCGCCAATACGGATGTGCAGGCTCTGGGCAAAAATGGCGCATCAGTAAAAGTGCAGATGGGCGAAAAGCTCACCAAGGGGCTTGGCGCTGGGGCCAATCCTTCGGTGGGCCGTGAAGCCGCTGTGGAAAGCGTCAACGCCATTCGTGAAGCCATCGGCGATGCGGACATGGTGTTTGTTACCGCTGGTATGGGCGGCGGCACCGGGACGGGCGCTGCTCCTGTTGTGGCGCAGGCTGCAAAGGAAATGGGCGCGCTTACCGTGGGCGTGGTGACCAAGCCCTTCAGTTTTGAAGGCGCAAAGCGCAAACGCGCTGCCGAGGCCGGGCTTGAAGAATTCAAGCAGCATGTGGACTGCCTCATCACCATTCCCAATGACCGCCTGCTTGCCTTTGCCCCCAAAAAAGCTCCTTTTGCTGAGATGCTTCAGAAAGCCAATGACGTGCTGTACTACGCCGTGAAGGGCATTTCTGACGTGATTGTGGGTGACGGCCTCATCAACCTTGACTTCGCCGACGTGCGCACCACCATGAGTGAAGCTGGCCTGGCCCTTATGGGCACCGGCATTGCCTCGGGTGAAAACCGCGCCCGCGAGGCCGCCCAGCGCGCCATTATGAGCCCGCTGCTGGAAGACGTCTCTCTGGAAAGCGCCAAGGCTGTTCTTTACAACATCACTGCGCCTGACGACATTACCGCTGAAGAAATTGCCGAGATCGGCGACATCATCGGCGATGCGACCCCTGAAGATTCCAACATCATCTTTGGTGTTGTTTTTGATGACAATATTGGTGATGAAATTCGTCTGACCGTCATAGCCACAGGTATTGAAGCTCCTCAGGCCATCCAGAGCGCTCAGCCCCAGGCTGCCGCCACTGTGACCAACTTCCGCAAGCCTGGCCCCGATGCCGTCATGGCCGAACCGCGCCGCATGGGCCGCATGGTTCCTCAGTCCGGCATGATGCAGGGCAATATGGATGAGCATGAAATGGGCGAAAGCCGCCTGCCGCGCACGTCGCGCCGCTCTGAAGTGGAGCGCTGGTACGATGAAAACAGCAGCCGTCCGCCGTATCTGCTCAAGCGTGAAACCATGACCCAGGGCCGTCATCGTACGCACAATCCTGGTCAGGAAGATTTCACCTACGATGAGGACGATTTCGAAATTCCGACCTTTATCCGCACCCAGGCCGACTAG
- a CDS encoding sensor domain-containing diguanylate cyclase — protein MPTETTPNIHKIIKEKPISGTERKILLLVIGSTFFTALVTVFIFYRSLFFDLDDRLLSRSDAIFSMLLSRIPPQSITNLNTPADAATDTYKRTHIFLEDLRKTTNVRYLYTVKRAAGGEPIYVVDGLSPDSEDFRSIGEPVEREIIPIVARCLDGQSMRGERTMDTSWGIIIPACEPIKQDGNTIGALVIEFDVQSFVNNTRRTALICLAFSFGVAILVTTVTALLLKKVSGPLYRKLAYTDLLTGVFNRNAFELDLRHMAAGDAEGLVILVCDVNRLKTINDRSGHAAGDAHIRVLAHLLRNQFKDLGKTYRIGGDEFTTLLRDITIESLEERMLKLCSIAEKITIKGFQLTFSYGMAVFDPGVDETVHSALNRADANMYLYKKKFKYQQILREMG, from the coding sequence ATGCCGACAGAAACTACGCCAAACATACACAAGATAATCAAAGAAAAGCCGATATCAGGAACCGAAAGGAAAATTTTACTGCTTGTTATAGGCTCTACGTTTTTCACAGCTCTGGTTACAGTTTTCATCTTTTACCGTTCTTTGTTTTTCGATCTTGACGACAGACTTTTAAGCAGATCCGACGCCATATTTTCCATGCTGTTAAGCCGTATTCCACCACAGAGCATCACTAATCTTAACACCCCGGCCGATGCTGCTACCGATACCTACAAAAGAACCCATATCTTTCTTGAAGACCTTCGCAAAACCACCAATGTACGCTATCTGTACACAGTAAAACGCGCTGCCGGGGGCGAGCCCATATACGTTGTTGACGGCCTTTCTCCCGACTCGGAAGATTTCCGCTCCATCGGCGAGCCCGTTGAACGTGAAATCATCCCCATTGTGGCTCGTTGCCTTGATGGCCAGTCCATGCGCGGAGAAAGAACAATGGACACCTCATGGGGGATAATCATACCCGCCTGCGAGCCTATCAAGCAGGATGGCAACACCATTGGCGCACTGGTGATCGAGTTTGACGTCCAGTCTTTTGTTAACAATACACGACGTACTGCACTGATATGCCTCGCCTTTTCATTTGGCGTGGCCATATTGGTGACAACGGTGACCGCATTACTGCTGAAAAAAGTTTCCGGTCCGCTGTATCGCAAACTGGCCTATACAGACCTGCTGACGGGCGTGTTCAACAGAAACGCGTTTGAATTGGACCTTCGCCACATGGCCGCTGGCGACGCAGAAGGACTGGTGATACTCGTTTGTGACGTTAACAGGCTCAAGACCATTAACGACCGCTCCGGGCATGCGGCCGGAGATGCCCACATCCGCGTTCTTGCCCATCTGCTGCGCAATCAATTTAAGGATTTGGGCAAAACATACCGCATCGGTGGAGACGAGTTCACCACCCTGTTACGCGATATTACCATCGAATCCCTTGAAGAACGGATGCTCAAGCTCTGTTCCATTGCAGAAAAGATAACCATCAAGGGTTTTCAATTGACTTTTTCCTACGGAATGGCCGTCTTTGACCCTGGCGTTGATGAAACTGTGCATTCCGCTCTCAACCGTGCCGATGCAAACATGTATCTGTATAAGAAAAAATTCAAATACCAACAAATACTACGCGAGATGGGATAG
- a CDS encoding LexA family protein: MKISPAHLEILGVADSPTEREGLPLYLSPVEAGFPSPADDFLDRRLDLHRFLVRNESATFFLRAHGESMINAGIHDGDLLVVDRSESAGHNRIVIAAVDGELTVKRLIRRRNRVLLAPENPDYPEIDITEHEYVHIWGVVTYVVHKL; the protein is encoded by the coding sequence ATGAAGATTTCACCCGCGCATTTGGAAATTCTTGGCGTTGCCGACAGCCCCACAGAAAGGGAAGGCCTGCCCCTCTACCTTTCACCGGTCGAAGCCGGCTTTCCTTCTCCTGCCGACGACTTTCTTGACCGCCGTCTTGATCTGCACAGATTTCTGGTTCGCAATGAGAGCGCCACGTTTTTTTTGCGGGCGCATGGTGAATCCATGATCAATGCGGGCATCCACGATGGCGACCTTCTGGTGGTGGACCGTTCGGAATCCGCCGGTCACAATCGTATCGTCATCGCTGCGGTGGACGGCGAATTGACCGTCAAGCGGCTCATCCGCCGTCGTAACAGGGTGCTGCTTGCGCCGGAAAATCCCGACTACCCTGAAATTGACATAACAGAGCATGAGTATGTTCATATATGGGGAGTGGTGACCTATGTGGTCCACAAACTGTAA
- a CDS encoding Y-family DNA polymerase, producing MWSTNCNQPLWALVDCNNFYASCEKLFRPDLAARPVVVLSNNDGCIVARSAEAKALGIPMGEPEFKARPLLLRHKVEVFSSNYALYGDISARVMATLEQLCPHVEQYSIDEAFVRLEGPMAANAGDIAEHLRQTVRQWTGMTVSVGVAPTRTLAKVANHLAKKSSGVYVWNSALPDAAAVLRAFPVREVWGIGWRQSKKLLEIGVTSAWGLREANDVWLRKFLTISGWKTAMELREIPCINEEDGPVPRRTLVSSRSFGEKVYDLASLEQAVGTFTVRAAERLRRQELVAGGIAVHIRTSRHGSRPAFDATAQQPFFPPTADTFVMLQAARKTLDAIYKKGPAYAKAGIMLYDLCPVDCQQGNLLAEATSDKDAHSDALMSALDAINGKFGKGSVRFGAEGPKEAKWHLRCKNCSPSVTTNWKELATAFCR from the coding sequence ATGTGGTCCACAAACTGTAACCAGCCCTTATGGGCGCTTGTGGACTGCAACAATTTCTATGCCTCATGCGAAAAATTGTTCCGTCCCGATCTGGCGGCCAGGCCGGTGGTGGTTCTTTCCAACAACGACGGTTGTATCGTTGCGCGTTCGGCTGAGGCCAAGGCTCTGGGTATTCCCATGGGCGAACCGGAGTTCAAGGCCCGGCCGCTGCTTCTGCGGCATAAGGTGGAGGTTTTTTCTTCCAACTATGCCTTGTACGGAGATATTTCGGCCCGTGTCATGGCCACGCTCGAGCAGCTTTGCCCCCATGTGGAGCAGTATTCCATTGACGAGGCTTTTGTGCGCCTTGAAGGGCCCATGGCCGCCAATGCCGGCGACATTGCCGAACATCTGCGGCAGACGGTGCGCCAATGGACGGGCATGACGGTGTCCGTGGGGGTCGCGCCCACGCGGACGTTGGCCAAGGTCGCCAACCATCTGGCAAAAAAATCTTCTGGCGTCTATGTATGGAATTCCGCTTTGCCCGATGCTGCAGCGGTCTTGCGCGCTTTTCCCGTGCGCGAGGTGTGGGGTATCGGCTGGCGGCAGAGCAAAAAACTGCTTGAAATTGGCGTGACGTCGGCATGGGGGCTGCGGGAGGCCAATGATGTGTGGCTGCGCAAGTTTTTAACCATTTCCGGCTGGAAAACGGCCATGGAGCTGCGGGAGATCCCGTGCATCAACGAGGAAGACGGCCCGGTTCCACGCCGCACCCTGGTGTCGTCCCGTTCTTTTGGCGAAAAGGTGTATGACCTGGCTTCTCTAGAGCAGGCCGTGGGTACCTTTACGGTTCGGGCTGCCGAGCGTTTGCGCCGTCAGGAGCTTGTGGCGGGCGGCATTGCTGTGCATATACGCACCTCCCGGCACGGTAGCCGACCGGCCTTCGATGCAACGGCGCAGCAGCCCTTTTTCCCGCCGACGGCAGATACGTTCGTCATGCTGCAAGCCGCCAGAAAAACACTGGACGCCATATACAAAAAGGGACCCGCGTATGCCAAGGCTGGCATCATGCTTTATGATCTGTGCCCCGTGGACTGCCAGCAGGGCAACCTGCTGGCTGAGGCGACATCGGACAAGGATGCGCATAGTGACGCCCTGATGTCGGCCCTGGACGCCATTAACGGCAAATTCGGCAAGGGATCTGTCCGGTTTGGCGCTGAAGGCCCCAAAGAAGCCAAATGGCATTTGCGGTGCAAGAACTGCTCACCGTCTGTGACGACCAACTGGAAGGAACTGGCAACGGCTTTTTGCCGTTAA
- the recJ gene encoding single-stranded-DNA-specific exonuclease RecJ, with product MKNWLFRTLPEGVSDSPPSAWAEDLSISPLLLEILWRRGFTHKQAINAFLDARPGSLTPPHKWPQIPEAAQLLAHELLAGKKLVVWGDYDVDGITAATLVLDVLESHGLEACWHIPDRRSEGYGLNIAQVEALAQQGCGILLTVDCGIADTEAVQRARQLGMTVVVSDHHLPQDQLPPAHAICNPRICPADALPCPHLAGVGVAFYLMGAVNAALAPHTGRRHKMDQCLDLVAMGTLADVMPLTGENRILVHAGLAHLAMAARPGIAALKVASGMDAKTRLTSGQVSFQLVPRINAAGRIGSGELALRLLRQKDFSSALPLAQQLDALNTERKTAESEIHNEARIQALDMLSREPLASLVLYGQDWHPGIVGIVASRIVEEFYRPTIILCHDQGSLKGSGRSVREFDLHAGLNLTAETLLGFGGHRLAAGVRLLPENLGRFRNAFEAVVAQNLGTSPLSPSLTLECQLDFAQASDQLFLKELEMLQPFGPGNAEPVFASPPLLVKDRSPLGRGGEHVRLRLQDEHSGLILTAKAWRMGQALPPGIAGKRIRVAYTPRLDTYNGITSVDVGIKDWQPA from the coding sequence GTGAAAAACTGGCTTTTCCGTACGCTTCCAGAAGGCGTTTCCGATTCCCCGCCTTCAGCGTGGGCTGAAGACCTTTCCATTTCGCCCCTGCTGCTGGAAATCCTTTGGCGTCGGGGTTTTACCCACAAGCAGGCCATCAATGCCTTTCTCGACGCGCGCCCTGGTTCGCTGACGCCGCCGCACAAGTGGCCCCAGATTCCCGAGGCTGCCCAATTGCTGGCGCACGAACTGCTGGCGGGCAAAAAACTGGTGGTCTGGGGCGACTATGACGTTGACGGCATCACTGCCGCGACCCTGGTGCTGGATGTGCTGGAAAGTCATGGCCTTGAAGCGTGCTGGCATATTCCTGACCGCCGCAGTGAAGGCTATGGCCTCAATATCGCCCAGGTGGAAGCTCTGGCGCAACAGGGCTGCGGCATACTGCTCACCGTGGATTGCGGCATTGCCGATACCGAAGCCGTACAGCGCGCCCGTCAACTGGGCATGACTGTTGTGGTTTCAGACCACCATCTGCCCCAGGACCAACTGCCCCCGGCCCACGCCATCTGCAATCCCCGGATCTGCCCTGCCGACGCCCTGCCCTGCCCGCATCTGGCCGGAGTGGGCGTGGCCTTCTACCTTATGGGGGCCGTCAACGCGGCACTCGCTCCGCACACGGGCCGACGCCATAAAATGGATCAATGCCTTGACCTTGTGGCGATGGGAACCCTGGCCGACGTTATGCCGCTGACGGGCGAAAACCGCATTCTGGTGCACGCTGGCCTCGCGCATCTGGCTATGGCCGCGCGGCCGGGCATTGCCGCCCTCAAGGTCGCCAGCGGCATGGATGCCAAAACCAGGCTTACCAGCGGCCAGGTGAGCTTTCAGCTTGTGCCCCGCATAAATGCCGCCGGTCGCATAGGCAGCGGCGAGCTGGCCCTGCGCCTTTTGCGGCAAAAAGATTTTTCGTCAGCCCTGCCGCTGGCCCAGCAGCTTGACGCCCTCAACACGGAACGCAAGACCGCGGAAAGCGAAATCCATAATGAGGCCCGAATTCAGGCTCTGGACATGCTTTCACGCGAACCTTTGGCCAGCCTTGTACTGTATGGTCAGGACTGGCATCCCGGTATCGTGGGCATTGTGGCCTCGCGCATTGTGGAAGAATTTTACAGGCCCACCATCATACTCTGTCACGATCAGGGCAGCCTCAAAGGTTCAGGGCGCTCGGTGCGGGAATTTGATCTGCATGCCGGGCTGAACCTAACCGCCGAGACCCTTCTGGGATTTGGCGGACACAGGCTGGCGGCGGGCGTGCGCCTGTTGCCGGAAAACCTTGGCCGCTTCCGTAATGCGTTTGAGGCTGTGGTGGCTCAAAACCTTGGCACAAGCCCGCTGAGTCCGAGCCTGACGCTGGAATGCCAGCTGGATTTTGCCCAGGCCAGCGATCAGCTGTTCCTCAAAGAACTTGAAATGCTGCAGCCCTTTGGCCCCGGCAACGCCGAGCCAGTCTTCGCCTCGCCGCCCTTGCTGGTCAAGGATCGCTCCCCCCTGGGCCGGGGCGGCGAACATGTGCGCCTGCGCCTTCAGGACGAACACAGCGGGCTTATACTCACGGCCAAGGCGTGGCGCATGGGGCAGGCCCTGCCGCCGGGCATCGCGGGCAAGCGCATTCGCGTGGCCTATACCCCCCGCCTTGATACGTATAACGGCATCACATCGGTGGATGTGGGCATCAAGGACTGGCAGCCAGCATGA
- a CDS encoding tetratricopeptide repeat protein, giving the protein MSGQETTKNTQASPSSGAGHAAEHKTDVRGVFSTQEVRRVGTGTTTRKTVQKSFWFIEQHGKVIECQPLNTNYVPSGPKRKITMDELLAKFAPEPEFYLNSVYPKMQEMQRAIEQGDERREKGENFAAEFEYSRALKIDEDNVRANFGIGLTYLERGDADRAQDIFERLVKLDGAFEPEHKHLFNEFGISLRKNKMLEQSLEYYRRALELTQNDENLHMNMARVLLETKDINGCVDHLLKALEISPRHETSLKFLAWLIQNKLVPADRIDGVRSALQAAAKSANAAS; this is encoded by the coding sequence ATGTCTGGCCAGGAAACTACAAAGAATACACAGGCGTCACCCTCTTCGGGTGCGGGCCATGCGGCGGAGCATAAAACCGATGTGCGCGGCGTGTTCTCCACGCAGGAAGTCCGCCGGGTAGGCACTGGCACCACGACCCGCAAAACAGTACAAAAAAGCTTCTGGTTCATTGAGCAGCACGGCAAAGTCATCGAGTGCCAGCCGCTCAACACCAATTACGTGCCCAGCGGCCCCAAGCGCAAAATCACCATGGACGAACTCCTTGCCAAATTTGCGCCCGAACCGGAGTTTTACCTCAACTCGGTCTATCCCAAAATGCAGGAAATGCAGCGCGCTATTGAGCAGGGTGATGAGCGTAGGGAAAAAGGCGAAAATTTTGCGGCCGAATTCGAGTACTCTCGCGCCCTCAAGATTGATGAGGACAACGTACGCGCCAACTTTGGCATTGGCCTCACCTACCTTGAGCGTGGAGATGCCGACAGGGCGCAGGACATCTTTGAGCGCCTTGTAAAGCTGGACGGCGCTTTTGAGCCTGAACACAAACACCTTTTCAACGAGTTCGGCATCAGCCTGCGCAAGAACAAGATGCTGGAACAGTCGCTTGAATACTACAGACGCGCGCTGGAACTTACCCAGAATGACGAAAACCTCCATATGAACATGGCGCGGGTACTGCTGGAGACCAAGGACATCAACGGATGCGTGGATCACCTGCTCAAGGCGCTTGAAATTTCTCCACGACATGAAACTTCGCTCAAATTTCTTGCGTGGCTCATACAAAATAAACTTGTTCCTGCCGACAGGATAGACGGCGTCCGTTCCGCCTTGCAGGCTGCGGCCAAAAGCGCGAACGCCGCATCCTGA
- the pyrF gene encoding orotidine-5'-phosphate decarboxylase, whose amino-acid sequence MTNTLSSPQLVVALDVPRRADALTMARTLKGTAPWCKVGMEMFTHAGPAFLEELVAMGYKVFLDLKFYDIPNTVGQAVKSAAGVGVDMLTLHCQGGERMCRAACEAVASLDGKKPLLFGVTVLTSFAQGEMPGIRENTSDFALALARGAQGWGLDGVVCSGHEVAGIKAACPGFSCLCPGIRPSGSAADDQRRTMTPAQAVAAGADYLVVGRPIIAASDPRAAAEQILADMTSAT is encoded by the coding sequence ATGACAAACACACTTTCCAGTCCGCAACTGGTGGTAGCCCTGGACGTGCCCCGCAGGGCCGATGCCCTGACCATGGCCCGTACGCTCAAGGGCACCGCGCCCTGGTGCAAGGTAGGCATGGAGATGTTCACCCATGCCGGCCCTGCCTTTCTTGAGGAGCTGGTCGCCATGGGCTACAAGGTCTTTCTGGACCTTAAATTTTATGACATCCCCAACACTGTGGGCCAGGCCGTCAAATCCGCTGCAGGCGTAGGCGTGGACATGCTCACCCTGCACTGTCAGGGCGGCGAACGCATGTGCCGCGCTGCCTGTGAAGCCGTCGCCAGCTTAGACGGAAAAAAACCCCTGCTCTTTGGCGTCACGGTGCTGACAAGCTTTGCCCAGGGTGAAATGCCGGGCATACGTGAAAATACGTCCGACTTCGCCCTTGCCCTTGCCAGGGGCGCACAGGGATGGGGACTGGACGGCGTGGTCTGCTCCGGGCACGAGGTTGCCGGCATCAAGGCAGCCTGCCCCGGCTTCAGCTGCCTGTGCCCCGGTATCCGCCCGTCCGGCTCTGCGGCGGACGATCAGCGCCGCACCATGACTCCGGCCCAGGCCGTGGCGGCAGGGGCGGACTATCTGGTGGTGGGCAGGCCCATCATCGCCGCTTCAGACCCGCGCGCGGCAGCGGAGCAGATTCTGGCAGACATGACGTCTGCCACATAG
- the gmk gene encoding guanylate kinase, with protein MPRKGIALVISAPSGAGKTTLVQRLMQEFPQFGYSVSCTTRQPRQGEVNGKDYIFLSREEFELRRAQGYFAEWAEVHGNLYGTPLAPVKNSLQNGQDVLFDIDVQGAAQMKLSLAEAVFVFILPPSMEELERRLRSRGLDDEGTIERRLTNARQEIRESRWYDALVVNDELDAAYDALRAVFVAAGLAPCRNPDLPDYLLNH; from the coding sequence ATGCCCCGAAAAGGCATTGCCCTGGTTATAAGCGCGCCCTCAGGGGCCGGAAAGACGACATTGGTCCAACGCCTCATGCAGGAATTTCCCCAATTCGGCTATTCAGTTTCGTGCACCACCCGTCAACCGCGACAGGGTGAAGTGAATGGCAAGGACTATATCTTTCTCAGCCGTGAAGAATTCGAGCTACGCCGCGCACAGGGCTATTTTGCCGAATGGGCCGAAGTGCATGGCAACCTTTACGGCACGCCCCTCGCGCCAGTGAAAAACAGCCTGCAAAACGGCCAGGACGTGCTTTTTGACATTGACGTGCAGGGCGCGGCCCAGATGAAGCTCTCCCTGGCCGAAGCGGTTTTCGTGTTCATCCTCCCCCCCAGCATGGAAGAGCTGGAACGCCGCCTGCGCAGCCGGGGGCTGGACGATGAGGGCACCATCGAACGGCGCCTGACCAATGCACGGCAAGAAATTCGTGAATCCCGCTGGTATGATGCCCTGGTGGTCAACGACGAACTGGACGCGGCATACGACGCCCTGCGCGCCGTTTTTGTGGCCGCTGGCCTTGCCCCGTGCCGCAATCCCGACCTGCCGGACTACCTGCTGAACCACTGA
- a CDS encoding DUF370 domain-containing protein, protein MSRERLINIGFGNYVLAGRVVSIVSPASSPMKRLREDARTQGRLIDATQGRKTRSILVTDSNHVILSSIQPETISQRFAQEEGI, encoded by the coding sequence ATGTCTCGCGAACGGTTAATCAATATTGGCTTTGGCAACTACGTTCTGGCTGGCCGGGTTGTGAGCATTGTCAGCCCGGCGTCTTCACCCATGAAGCGCTTGCGTGAAGACGCACGAACTCAGGGGCGTCTTATTGACGCGACGCAGGGGCGCAAAACACGCTCAATCCTGGTGACGGACTCCAATCACGTCATTCTGTCGTCCATACAGCCTGAAACCATCAGTCAGCGTTTTGCGCAAGAGGAAGGAATCTGA
- a CDS encoding YicC/YloC family endoribonuclease → MLRSMTGFGRCLVENTHTIQQWEIKSVNSRHLDLKWRLPLAVRSLEPRLEKVVRRFASRGRVDISLILQYAPGDAPAVRFDASQANAILDSLHDLAQARNENFTPDYNALMQISSLWGDNGEEMDEELTTNLEEGLALALEDWNEARATEGRALATDMHSRILRMEEWTGLIAERAPAIKEERAAILHERLGEALAQHGQELEENRFLQEIVVVADRLDVSEELTRLTTHLERLHDLLQSAGDAGRRLDFTLQECFREINTCGNKLPDVQLSRLVVDFKNELEKCREQVQNLE, encoded by the coding sequence ATGCTACGCAGCATGACCGGCTTTGGCCGCTGCCTTGTTGAAAATACCCACACGATCCAGCAATGGGAAATCAAAAGCGTCAACAGCCGCCATCTTGACCTCAAGTGGCGTCTTCCCCTTGCTGTGCGCAGTCTTGAACCACGCCTTGAAAAGGTCGTCCGGCGCTTTGCCTCGCGCGGTCGGGTGGACATCAGCCTCATACTGCAGTACGCCCCCGGCGACGCCCCTGCCGTGCGCTTTGACGCCAGCCAGGCCAACGCCATTCTGGACAGCCTGCATGACCTTGCCCAGGCCCGGAACGAAAATTTTACGCCTGACTACAACGCCCTCATGCAGATATCTTCTCTGTGGGGCGACAATGGCGAAGAAATGGATGAAGAGCTGACCACCAACCTTGAAGAAGGCCTGGCGCTCGCCCTGGAAGACTGGAACGAGGCCCGCGCCACTGAAGGGCGCGCCCTGGCCACCGACATGCATTCTCGTATCCTGCGCATGGAAGAATGGACAGGCCTTATTGCTGAACGCGCCCCGGCCATCAAGGAAGAACGCGCCGCCATCCTGCACGAGCGCCTCGGCGAGGCTCTGGCCCAACACGGCCAGGAGCTTGAAGAAAACCGCTTTCTGCAAGAAATTGTGGTTGTTGCCGACCGTCTGGACGTAAGTGAAGAACTTACACGCCTTACAACCCACCTGGAGCGCCTGCACGATCTTTTGCAGTCTGCCGGTGACGCAGGGCGACGCCTGGACTTTACGCTCCAGGAATGCTTCCGCGAAATAAACACCTGCGGCAACAAACTGCCTGACGTGCAGCTTTCGCGCCTTGTGGTGGACTTTAAAAATGAATTGGAAAAATGCCGCGAACAGGTTCAAAACCTGGAATAA